Within the Bacteroidota bacterium genome, the region TCAACTTGTTGCTATATAAATAAAATGGATGATTATCGTGTTTCCAAAATTGCATTTTCTGCTCTTGTGCACTTATTTTTCCATAATGCTCAAATGTGTTTAACATCCATTCTTTTCTACTTTCTTGAGGATTTTCATCTATAGATTTCATTAATTGTTTGGCAGTAAATGATTTTAAATCCCTTAAACTATTCGACAATTCGCCTCCGGCT harbors:
- a CDS encoding transposase, producing the protein AGGELSNSLRDLKSFTAKQLMKSIDENPQESRKEWMLNTFEHYGKISAQEQKMQFWKHDNHPFYLYSNKLIQQKIDYIHYNPVEAGFVNQPHEWRLSSANENSPIPLDER